The DNA window CCCATAACCCATAACCCATAACCCATAACCCATAACCCAAACTCCCTGCTCCTTGAAACCTGTAGCCTGCTGCCAGAAAAAAAAATTTCCCACCTCTTGCATATTCTCCAAATTCACATTACCTTTGCCGCTCAAAATTTTCAGGTAGCATTATGAAAAAAGATATTCATCCAAAAGATTACAGGTTCGTGGTTTTCAAAGACATGTCGAACGGCTATGCCTTCCTTTCAAAATCCACTGCCAGGACTAAAGAAACCATCGAATGGGAAGACGGTAAAGAATACCCGCTCATTAAGCTGGAGATATCCAATACTTCCCACCCATATTTCACAGGAAAAATGAAACTCGTCGATACCGCCGGTCGTGTCGATAAGTTCATGAACAAGTACAAGAAACACTTCGAAAACAAGAATAAATAATTCCTGTTAAAGGCATTTTATGAAAGGCCCTCATAAGGGGCCTTTTTTATTTGCCTATTCGTCATATTTTTGGGTGCTCCTTCTTCTATATGTTTTATAATGTTATTTTTGCATTGAAATAGTTATTCAAGCAACAAGTTTTACAGGATGAATTACATCATTTTCGACAACTTCCGCAGAAATTACCTCCTGCCTCTTACTTTTGTCAGACCGGTCTGCGACATTCGGGTCGGGATTCTCACCATCCGCGAAAAATGGGAAAGATACCTTGGTTCACCAACATCGACTCTTACCGAGCCATATCTCAGTGAAAAGTTTCCCATGAAAAAGGAGGCAGTGAACATTCTGATCAACGGGTCAGTGATTCCCAATGCTGGTCTTGCCGCTCAGGTTGCCGCCCTTAAACCCCGGCAGGCATTGGTTTCTCAAAGTATTATCATTGCGATGCATGTCAGTGAGGAGGACCTCCTGGAAGACCTCGATAAGGTCGACAGTTCAGCCTCACCCGTAGAGGAGCTGGAAGCTGCCGGTTCCTTCCTGAAGCTGAACCATCTCTGGGATATCTTCTCCCTCAACGGTGCCGCCATGGAGGAAGACTACCGACTTCTCACCGAGGGCCGGAAATCTGCTCCCATACCTAAAAGTAATCGCATCAACGGCAGCGACATCTTCATCGAAGAAGGTGCTAAAGTGGAAATGGCTTACCTTAATGCCTCATCAGGACCCATCTACATTGGCCGTGACGCAGAGATCATGGAAGGTGCCATGATACGCGGCCCCTTTGCCTTGCTCGACCATGCCGTGATAAAAATGGGTGCCAAAATATATGGCGCTTCCACCTTCGGCCCATACTGCAAAGTGGGAGGTGAAGTGAATAACTCAGTATTTCTGGGCTATTCCAACAAAGCCCACGATGGCTTTATCGGTAATTCCGTGATCGGTGAATGGTGCAACATTGGCGCCGATACCAATAACTCCAACCTGAAAAATAACTATGATGAGGTAAGACTTTGGAGTTATCCCGACCAGACCTTCATCCCCACCTCCCTGCAGTTCTGTGGATTAATCCTTGGCGATCACTCCAAATGCGCGATCAATACCATGTTCAATACCGGTACCGTCGTCGGCGTTAGTGCCAACATCTTCGGTCCCGGATTCCAGCGTAACTTCATTCCCTCATTTGTCTGGGGAGGAACCATGGGCTTCTCTACATTCAAGTTCGAAAGGGCTATGGAAGTGGCCGAAAGGGTCTACCAGCGCAGGGACATCGTCCTGGATGACATCGAACGCAGAATACTCAAACATGTGTATGAAACTACCCGCTCAAACAAAAGACTGATGGATTGACAAGACAATCTGTCAAATCTTTCCTGCATCCGAACTTTGGCATGCATGTTGACGTATAAGAAAGCCTGGCGACAATCCATTTACTAAGGTTACGAGGAAAGCCGTTAAAGACACTTAGGCGGTCTTCATTAATTTTACTGACAATTTGACTTTTTTCTATGGATCCACTTTTTGACATGAATTTTTCAGAGTTTATCGATAACGAAACCGAATTTATTCCTTTGCTTTCTTCGGAAGATGAGGAGATCATGAATGCAGAGGAAGTACCGGAAACGCTTCCTGTACTGCCTCTGCGCAATACCGTTTTATTCCCGGGTGTGGTGATCCCTATTACCGTAGGCCGCGATAAATCCATACGACTTATCAAGGAAGCATACAAAGGTAACCGCGTGATCGGTGTAGTAGCCCAGAAAGACCATGATGTAGAAGACCCCGGCTACGAAGACCTCAACAAGGTCGGTACCATAGCATACCTTATAAAAATACTGCAGATGCCCGACGGAAGTACTACCGCTATTATCCAGGGCAAGAAACGGTTCCGCATCATGAAGATGCTCCAATCGGAACCCTATTTTAAGGCCATGACAGGTCCTTACGAAACCCACGATGTAAATCCCGTCGGCGACAAGACCTTCGATGCACTCATTTC is part of the Bacteroidota bacterium genome and encodes:
- a CDS encoding type B 50S ribosomal protein L31 yields the protein MKKDIHPKDYRFVVFKDMSNGYAFLSKSTARTKETIEWEDGKEYPLIKLEISNTSHPYFTGKMKLVDTAGRVDKFMNKYKKHFENKNK
- a CDS encoding GlmU family protein; this translates as MNYIIFDNFRRNYLLPLTFVRPVCDIRVGILTIREKWERYLGSPTSTLTEPYLSEKFPMKKEAVNILINGSVIPNAGLAAQVAALKPRQALVSQSIIIAMHVSEEDLLEDLDKVDSSASPVEELEAAGSFLKLNHLWDIFSLNGAAMEEDYRLLTEGRKSAPIPKSNRINGSDIFIEEGAKVEMAYLNASSGPIYIGRDAEIMEGAMIRGPFALLDHAVIKMGAKIYGASTFGPYCKVGGEVNNSVFLGYSNKAHDGFIGNSVIGEWCNIGADTNNSNLKNNYDEVRLWSYPDQTFIPTSLQFCGLILGDHSKCAINTMFNTGTVVGVSANIFGPGFQRNFIPSFVWGGTMGFSTFKFERAMEVAERVYQRRDIVLDDIERRILKHVYETTRSNKRLMD